One window from the genome of Acidobacteriota bacterium encodes:
- a CDS encoding glycosidase has product WWMYYLGTASDKRDYMGLAFSGDLLHWSDATAQPVLPRRAGAFDSRVMEPGPPPIVTDAGILLIYNAADDKLVYTTAWALFDKTDPSKLIARAETPFLRPQTDWQRVGQVPNVVFTEGMVKDKSKDEWWIYYGGADKYIGASRIRISITH; this is encoded by the coding sequence TGGTGGATGTACTATCTTGGAACTGCGTCCGACAAGCGCGACTACATGGGATTGGCATTCTCCGGGGATCTGCTTCATTGGAGCGATGCGACAGCGCAGCCGGTGCTGCCTCGCCGAGCCGGTGCATTCGATTCGAGAGTTATGGAACCTGGTCCGCCGCCGATCGTCACCGATGCTGGAATCCTACTTATCTACAACGCTGCTGACGATAAGCTGGTGTACACCACGGCGTGGGCTCTGTTCGACAAGACTGATCCGAGCAAGCTGATCGCGCGAGCAGAAACGCCGTTCCTGCGCCCGCAAACCGACTGGCAGCGCGTAGGTCAGGTTCCTAATGTGGTATTCACGGAAGGCATGGTGAAAGACAAAAGCAAAGACGAGTGGTGGATCTACTATGGCGGCGCCGACAAGTACATTGGAGCCTCGCGAATTCGAATCTCGATCACACATTAG